The Deltaproteobacteria bacterium genome includes a region encoding these proteins:
- a CDS encoding response regulator, producing MQADDILEGKKVLVVDDEPDVLETIEDMLSMCLIDSAPSFETAKKFLDKNTYDLCIFDIMGVNGYELLRIATQKGIPVLMLTAHALSPDNLVRSIKEGAHSYVPKDKLPEISVYVRDILEEQEKGEGKKGRWFARLKPFFDKQFGEGWKEKDRAFWKDFESRVIVTKEDVEKIL from the coding sequence ATGCAGGCAGATGATATCCTTGAGGGAAAGAAGGTTCTGGTTGTCGATGACGAGCCTGATGTCCTTGAAACCATCGAGGACATGTTGAGCATGTGTCTCATTGACTCGGCCCCTAGTTTTGAGACCGCCAAAAAGTTTCTTGATAAGAATACTTATGACCTCTGTATTTTCGATATTATGGGGGTAAACGGCTATGAGCTGCTGCGGATAGCCACCCAAAAAGGCATCCCTGTATTGATGTTGACCGCCCACGCCCTAAGCCCCGACAATCTCGTCAGGTCCATCAAAGAAGGGGCACATTCCTATGTGCCCAAAGATAAGCTTCCTGAAATCTCCGTCTATGTCAGGGACATCCTTGAGGAGCAAGAGAAGGGTGAGGGGAAGAAGGGGCGTTGGTTCGCCCGCCTGAAACCATTCTTTGACAAACAATTCGGTGAAGGGTGGAAGGAAAAAGACAGGGCGTTTTGGAAAGATTTTGAGAGCAGGGTGATTGTCACCAAAGAAGATGTAGAAAAAATATTGTGA